The following are encoded in a window of Massilia sp. R2A-15 genomic DNA:
- a CDS encoding glycosyltransferase, with protein sequence MSIGSAGDLFPMLAMALALRGAGHKVSFLAPSQHEAQVAAAGLAFHPLPVDAAVLDDPELWNARKGFGVVWRATREAAARLPAFVDTLPAEEACVLLVHPLALPEADLCRAARPDIRIACALLAPSNLPTVYDPLMMGPHRIPTWMPLALRRWLWRRAGQSVIDPVALPGINDARRQRGLPAVRSLLEWMFTVPDLSIALFPEWFAPTQPDWPQPLLHAGFALYDPEPGRAIEPELARFLDAGHAPIAFTPGTGNRQAAGFFACALAAVRKLGRRAVFLTPHREQLPANMPAGVMWRDYVPLAALLPRVAALVHHGGIGTTAEALRAATPQVVVPLAHDQFDNAARVEALGAGQVLPSARLTAARLERSLRQLLSSPHVAAQCESIALRFGEGPAFGAACAALADLPLPMQPVRP encoded by the coding sequence GTGTCCATCGGATCCGCAGGGGACCTGTTCCCCATGCTGGCGATGGCGCTCGCCTTGCGCGGCGCCGGCCACAAGGTCAGCTTCCTGGCCCCCAGCCAGCACGAGGCGCAGGTGGCTGCGGCCGGCCTGGCGTTTCATCCGCTGCCGGTCGATGCCGCCGTGCTCGACGATCCCGAACTGTGGAACGCGCGCAAGGGCTTTGGCGTGGTCTGGCGCGCCACCCGCGAGGCGGCGGCGCGGCTGCCGGCCTTCGTCGACACCTTGCCGGCGGAAGAAGCCTGCGTGCTGCTGGTGCATCCGCTGGCGCTGCCCGAAGCCGACCTGTGCCGCGCCGCGCGCCCCGACATCCGCATCGCCTGCGCCTTGCTTGCGCCGTCCAACCTGCCCACGGTGTACGACCCGCTGATGATGGGCCCGCACCGGATTCCGACATGGATGCCGTTGGCGCTACGGCGCTGGCTGTGGCGCCGCGCCGGCCAGAGCGTGATCGACCCGGTGGCGCTGCCCGGCATCAACGACGCGCGGCGCCAGCGCGGGCTGCCCGCGGTGCGCAGCCTGCTGGAATGGATGTTTACCGTGCCCGACCTGTCCATCGCGCTGTTCCCGGAGTGGTTCGCGCCGACCCAGCCGGACTGGCCGCAGCCGCTGCTGCACGCCGGCTTTGCGCTGTACGACCCGGAGCCGGGCCGCGCCATCGAGCCGGAGCTGGCGCGCTTCCTCGACGCCGGCCACGCGCCGATCGCCTTCACGCCCGGCACCGGCAATCGCCAGGCGGCGGGCTTCTTCGCCTGCGCGCTGGCGGCGGTGCGCAAGCTCGGGCGGCGCGCGGTGTTCCTCACCCCGCACCGCGAGCAGCTGCCGGCAAACATGCCGGCCGGCGTGATGTGGCGCGACTACGTGCCGCTGGCCGCGCTGCTGCCGCGCGTGGCCGCGCTGGTGCACCACGGCGGCATCGGCACCACCGCCGAAGCGCTGCGCGCGGCCACGCCGCAGGTGGTCGTGCCGCTGGCCCACGACCAGTTCGACAATGCGGCCCGGGTCGAGGCGCTGGGCGCCGGCCAGGTGCTGCCCTCGGCACGCCTGACTGCCGCGCGCCTCGAACGCAGCCTGCGGCAGCTGCTGTCATCACCCCATGTCGCGGCGCAGTGCGAGTCCATCGCGCTGCGCTTTGGCGAAGGGCCGGCCTTCGGCGCCGCGTGCGCCGCCTTAGCCGATTTGCCCTTGCCGATGCAACCGGTTCGACCATGA
- a CDS encoding Mut7-C RNAse domain-containing protein, whose amino-acid sequence MACATFRFYGELNAFLAPVRRQKAFEVSCARNATVKHMVEALGVPHTEVALALLNGEAAPLDRLLQDGDRLAVYPRFAQFGVGAPQPPAWRFVADAHLGGLARMLRMAGFDTLYDNHFDDDTIVAIAAGEERVVLTRDRELLKRRGVGYGRYVHALRPAQQLAEVVERLALAPHAAPFTICLHCNAPLHDVAKELVQDRLPASVRAHQQEFSTCDQCGRVYWKGSHWKRMCALLDESLAQPDFEGSDPPGQTLG is encoded by the coding sequence ATGGCGTGCGCAACATTCCGCTTTTATGGTGAATTGAATGCCTTTCTGGCCCCCGTACGGCGCCAAAAGGCCTTTGAGGTGTCGTGTGCGCGCAACGCTACGGTCAAGCACATGGTCGAAGCGCTGGGCGTGCCGCATACCGAAGTGGCGCTGGCGCTGCTCAATGGCGAAGCGGCGCCGCTCGATCGCCTGTTGCAAGACGGCGACCGGCTGGCCGTGTATCCGCGCTTCGCGCAGTTCGGCGTCGGCGCACCGCAGCCGCCGGCCTGGCGCTTCGTCGCCGACGCCCACCTCGGCGGCCTGGCCCGCATGCTGCGCATGGCCGGCTTCGATACGCTGTACGACAACCATTTCGACGACGATACGATCGTTGCGATCGCCGCCGGCGAAGAACGGGTGGTGCTCACGCGCGACCGCGAACTGCTCAAGCGGCGCGGCGTCGGCTACGGCCGCTATGTGCACGCCTTGCGTCCGGCGCAGCAGCTGGCCGAGGTGGTCGAGCGCCTGGCGCTGGCGCCGCACGCAGCGCCGTTTACCATCTGCCTGCATTGCAACGCGCCGCTGCATGACGTGGCCAAGGAACTGGTGCAGGACCGCCTGCCGGCCAGCGTGCGCGCGCACCAGCAGGAATTTTCCACCTGCGACCAGTGTGGGCGGGTGTACTGGAAAGGATCGCACTGGAAGCGCATGTGCGCGCTGCTCGACGAGTCGCTGGCGCAGCCGGACTTCGAAGGGTCTGACCCGCCGGGACAGACCCTGGGGTAG